A stretch of the Mycoplasmoides genitalium G37 genome encodes the following:
- the cmk gene encoding (d)CMP kinase, with amino-acid sequence MNWQIAIDGPSSSGKSSVAKKIAEELDFFYFSSGKMYRAFAYVMQVNRLNIDLFLKIINQINWRFEKDAVYYNNADITTVITTQSVANIASKIAVDPNIRKIAVIKQQKLAENKNIVMDGRDIGTVVLKNAQLKFFLDAKVEIRAQRRLQDMGISLSNEKKLKELIQELKQRDQIDSSRTADPLKKAQDAIYLDTSELSFDAVVKQTLKEAKKVFKL; translated from the coding sequence ATGAATTGACAAATAGCAATTGATGGTCCAAGTAGTTCTGGAAAGTCCAGTGTTGCTAAAAAAATAGCTGAAGAACTTGATTTTTTTTATTTTTCTAGTGGAAAAATGTATCGTGCCTTTGCCTATGTAATGCAAGTGAATAGATTAAATATTGATCTTTTTTTAAAAATCATTAATCAAATTAACTGACGCTTTGAGAAAGATGCTGTGTATTATAACAATGCTGATATTACAACAGTTATTACAACCCAATCAGTTGCTAACATTGCTAGTAAAATAGCTGTTGATCCTAACATTAGAAAAATTGCAGTTATTAAACAACAGAAACTAGCAGAAAATAAAAACATAGTGATGGATGGTAGAGACATAGGAACAGTAGTTTTAAAAAATGCTCAATTGAAGTTTTTTTTAGATGCTAAAGTTGAAATTAGAGCGCAGCGAAGATTACAAGATATGGGAATTTCTCTATCAAATGAAAAAAAACTAAAGGAACTAATTCAAGAATTAAAGCAACGTGATCAAATTGATAGTTCTAGAACTGCAGACCCATTAAAAAAAGCCCAGGACGCTATTTATCTTGACACTTCTGAACTAAGTTTTGATGCAGTAGTAAAACAAACCCTCAAAGAAGCAAAGAAGGTTTTTAAACTTTAA
- the der gene encoding ribosome biogenesis GTPase Der produces the protein MFTVAIIGRTNVGKSTLFNRLIQKPMAIVSDTPNTTRDRIFGIGEWLKRKIAFIDTGGLIAKQTPLQQLIALQVQAALSQAKAIIFLVSLQEQLNSDDFYVAKVLKKNKDKPVILVVNKAENFNPKTAEETLKDYYSLGFGRPVVISAAHGIGIGDLMDLLVKQNQLLPNENNDDLAKIRFCVIGKPNVGKSSLINQLVKQNRVLVSNESGTTRDAIDVPLKVNGEKFLLIDTAGIKRKGKINMGIETASYIKTKLAIARSNVILLMVDGSKPISEQDEVIGGLAQAALIPVIILVNKWDLVLKNNNTTNAYKKMLKLHFKHLDFAPVLFISVLKNQRLNTIFEQLKIIQSQLETKVATPLLNDVIQQAQLYNQPPLFKGKRLQITYAVQTKSQIPHFVLFCNDPKYLHFSYARFLENKIRENFGFNSVPISLYFKSKNARIRTKPEV, from the coding sequence GTGTTTACTGTTGCAATAATAGGTCGTACAAACGTTGGTAAATCAACTTTATTTAATCGCTTAATTCAAAAGCCAATGGCTATTGTTTCAGATACTCCTAACACGACAAGAGATAGGATCTTTGGAATTGGTGAATGGTTAAAAAGAAAGATAGCTTTTATTGACACAGGTGGATTAATTGCAAAACAAACTCCCTTGCAACAACTAATTGCATTACAAGTACAAGCAGCACTTAGTCAAGCCAAAGCTATTATTTTTTTAGTGTCACTACAAGAACAACTAAATAGCGATGATTTTTATGTAGCTAAGGTTCTTAAAAAAAATAAGGATAAACCAGTAATACTAGTGGTAAATAAAGCTGAAAATTTTAACCCTAAAACTGCTGAAGAAACATTAAAAGATTATTACAGCTTAGGGTTTGGAAGACCAGTTGTTATTAGTGCTGCTCATGGAATTGGAATTGGTGATTTAATGGATCTCTTAGTTAAACAAAATCAATTACTCCCTAATGAAAATAATGATGATTTAGCAAAAATAAGGTTTTGTGTAATTGGCAAACCAAATGTTGGTAAAAGCTCACTTATTAATCAACTTGTAAAACAAAATCGTGTTTTAGTTTCAAATGAGAGTGGTACAACTAGAGATGCTATTGATGTTCCTTTAAAAGTTAATGGTGAAAAATTTCTTTTGATTGATACTGCTGGTATTAAAAGAAAAGGCAAAATTAACATGGGAATTGAAACCGCATCTTACATCAAAACAAAGCTAGCTATTGCCCGTAGTAACGTTATCCTTTTGATGGTAGATGGATCAAAACCTATTAGTGAACAAGATGAAGTGATTGGTGGATTGGCACAAGCTGCACTTATCCCTGTTATTATTCTTGTGAATAAATGGGATCTAGTTTTAAAAAACAATAACACCACAAATGCATATAAAAAAATGCTGAAATTGCATTTTAAACACCTCGATTTTGCGCCTGTTTTGTTTATTAGTGTTTTGAAAAATCAGCGCTTAAATACTATTTTTGAACAACTTAAAATTATTCAAAGCCAACTTGAAACTAAGGTTGCAACACCACTTTTAAATGATGTTATTCAGCAAGCACAACTTTACAATCAACCTCCACTTTTTAAAGGCAAGCGTTTGCAGATAACTTACGCAGTACAAACCAAAAGTCAAATTCCCCATTTTGTTTTATTTTGCAATGACCCTAAGTATCTTCATTTTTCTTATGCACGTTTTTTAGAGAATAAGATTAGAGAAAACTTTGGTTTTAATTCTGTACCTATTAGCCTTTACTTTAAATCAAAAAACGCACGGATAAGAACAAAGCCAGAAGTTTAA
- a CDS encoding MG328/MPN474 family protein, which translates to MAVDKELEISDFDNELDEKTLLKELVQRTNNILFSPSKITAIPFERNLLEKTFFGTVDEAEKEKSIVSFFNWMIDLKVLDKKWDKNVLNHYANQLKTREEEQQTVDQTMAFQEVDDQSVLTKEIKTGFQELKPSVITAEDDKDEIKPEATKQVSFEELFNQPSEEINETKKPEVQIFSTDKVKEPEQFDDFYSIENLTKAINPVHKTIQYDQNDDQPFVVKRILKEQHPTKKVDELDDYNNKELLLENADLKKQIDDLKENNNDQIFDLEQEIDDLKRRLSEEKSKHLHTKKLQDDLLQENRDLYEQLQNKPVAINPLSDEVNEELENLKQEKALLSDQLDALKNKSSNVQQQLALLPVLNNQINELQNQLLTAREANQRLDLVEQENDFLKNELKKLHDNTSNDENEKYDDLLNQYELLFDENETKFDKLQVKQQALNLDYQKTISALKHENDVLLDEIEWTRSKDNDFNNTKNSFEEQKKALDEKLNGLTIQNQQLQDKIAELEEWNEEKSNLNTNQLVNLQQQLKDSQNLFNVAQDKLATLEEVNLALNEKINDLEDELSGSENSNNLLAKLQADHEILQESYGKLKTDFEKLKKNKLNDANEQYQDLLSAFEETNSELEKAKQSLSASDSENNQLKQQINSLENAKKELQFTPVTSDEHLDELETLKIEKEQLFLENQALQNQLQYFNDISANQTEEIKEASDEDKPVEIKKPRIKKRDFVIQNKDDKLAKLSKKERIQAYAERLAKINANE; encoded by the coding sequence ATGGCAGTAGATAAGGAACTTGAAATTAGTGATTTTGATAATGAGCTTGATGAAAAAACACTTTTAAAAGAATTAGTACAAAGAACTAATAATATCCTTTTTTCACCATCTAAAATTACTGCTATTCCCTTTGAAAGAAATTTATTGGAGAAAACATTTTTTGGTACTGTTGATGAAGCTGAGAAAGAAAAGTCAATAGTTTCTTTTTTTAATTGGATGATAGATTTAAAGGTTTTAGATAAAAAATGGGATAAGAATGTTTTAAATCATTATGCAAATCAACTTAAAACTAGAGAGGAAGAGCAACAGACAGTTGATCAAACTATGGCTTTTCAAGAAGTTGATGATCAATCAGTTTTAACCAAGGAAATTAAAACTGGTTTTCAGGAACTAAAACCATCAGTGATTACTGCTGAAGATGATAAGGATGAGATAAAACCAGAAGCTACTAAACAAGTATCTTTTGAAGAGTTGTTTAACCAACCTAGTGAAGAGATTAATGAAACAAAAAAACCAGAAGTTCAAATATTTTCAACTGATAAGGTTAAAGAACCTGAACAATTTGATGATTTCTATTCCATTGAAAATTTAACCAAAGCTATCAATCCAGTTCATAAAACGATCCAATATGATCAGAATGATGATCAACCTTTTGTTGTTAAAAGGATCTTAAAAGAGCAACATCCAACAAAAAAAGTTGATGAATTGGATGACTATAATAACAAAGAGCTTTTATTGGAAAATGCTGATTTAAAAAAACAAATCGATGATCTTAAAGAGAATAATAATGATCAAATATTTGATTTAGAACAGGAAATCGATGATCTTAAAAGGAGGTTATCTGAGGAAAAAAGTAAGCACTTACATACCAAGAAATTACAGGATGATCTTTTGCAAGAAAATAGGGATTTATATGAGCAACTGCAAAATAAACCAGTTGCTATTAATCCTTTAAGTGATGAAGTTAATGAAGAGTTGGAGAATTTAAAACAAGAAAAAGCTTTGCTTTCAGATCAATTAGATGCATTGAAAAATAAGAGCAGTAATGTTCAACAACAATTAGCTTTATTACCAGTTTTAAACAACCAAATAAACGAACTTCAAAACCAGTTACTAACAGCAAGAGAAGCAAACCAAAGATTGGATCTAGTTGAACAAGAAAATGATTTTTTGAAAAATGAACTGAAAAAACTCCATGACAACACATCTAATGATGAGAATGAAAAATATGATGATCTTTTAAATCAGTATGAACTACTTTTTGATGAGAATGAAACAAAATTTGATAAATTGCAAGTGAAACAACAAGCGCTAAACTTAGATTATCAAAAAACAATTTCAGCACTTAAACATGAAAATGATGTTTTATTAGATGAAATTGAGTGAACAAGGTCTAAAGATAATGACTTCAATAACACTAAAAATTCATTTGAAGAACAGAAAAAAGCACTCGATGAAAAACTTAATGGTTTAACAATTCAAAATCAACAACTGCAAGACAAAATTGCAGAGTTAGAAGAATGGAATGAAGAGAAGAGTAATTTAAATACCAATCAGTTAGTAAATCTCCAACAGCAACTCAAAGACTCTCAAAATCTTTTTAATGTTGCTCAAGATAAATTAGCCACGCTTGAAGAAGTTAATTTAGCACTTAATGAAAAAATTAATGATTTAGAAGATGAATTATCAGGCTCTGAGAATAGCAATAACTTATTAGCAAAGCTCCAAGCTGATCATGAAATCTTACAAGAAAGCTATGGCAAATTAAAAACTGATTTTGAAAAGCTTAAAAAGAATAAATTGAATGATGCTAATGAACAATACCAAGATTTACTCTCTGCTTTTGAAGAAACAAACAGTGAATTGGAGAAAGCCAAGCAAAGTTTAAGTGCATCTGATAGTGAAAATAATCAGTTAAAACAACAAATAAATTCACTTGAAAATGCTAAAAAAGAACTTCAATTTACTCCAGTTACCAGTGATGAACATCTTGATGAACTAGAAACATTAAAAATTGAAAAAGAACAACTTTTTTTAGAAAACCAAGCACTGCAAAATCAGTTGCAATATTTCAATGACATTAGTGCTAATCAAACTGAAGAGATCAAAGAAGCTAGTGATGAAGATAAACCAGTTGAAATAAAAAAACCACGAATTAAAAAACGTGATTTTGTTATCCAAAATAAGGATGATAAACTCGCTAAACTTTCTAAGAAAGAACGCATCCAAGCATATGCAGAACGTTTAGCTAAAATCAATGCTAACGAGTAA